The DNA window GCGCGTCGAGTCCACGATCCCAGCTTCGATCAACCAGTCGGTCGCCTTCATGACGTCGGTGAACGGCTTGTCGCCGTGGGCGCCGAGGATGGATTCGCAGAAGGCTTGTCCGGCCCCGGTCGAGCCGTGGAAGTTGACCAGGGCGACAGCGAATCCCCGCGAGGCGAGCAAGGCACCGTTCCAGCGGTAGTGGAACTGGTCGATCCAGGCCCCGTGGGGGCCGCCGTGGAGAACCTGCAAGAGTGGCACCTTCTGTCCCGCCGCAGTTCCCGGCGGCAAGACGACGAACATCTGGACAGAATCGCCGCCGGCGCCCACGAAAGTCACGTCACGCACGCTGCCGAGGTCGAGCTGGGCGAGCCAATCGGAGTTGAAGTGCGTGAGCTGCCGGGCAGCGCCGCCATCCCGTCGCGCCGTCCACAGATCCGCCGGCTCGGTGATGCTGTCCTTGGTGTAGAAGAGCTCGCCCTTCGCCCCCAAAGCCACGTTCCCCGTGTTGCCACCGCGGACGAGGAGCTTCGGCATGCCGCCGTCGATTCCCAGGGAGTAGAGATGCGAGCGGCCGCGCTCCACGGCATGGAAGAACAAGGTCTTGCTGTCGGCAGAGCAGACCCAGCCGCTCGCCTGACCATCCCAGTTCGGGGCGAGCTCGACGATCTTGCCGCTCTTGCGGTCGTAGCGCGCCAGGCGCTGGAAGTCCGGGTCGATCTCGGGGCGGCGGTTGCGGCCGAAGACGATGTAGCGGCCATCGGACGTGTAGCGCGGCCGCGCATCATCGGCAGGATTGTCCGCCGTGAGACGTCGCGGCGTGCCTCCCGTCGCCGGGATGACGAGGACGTCGCTGTCGAGGGAGCGATAGGGCGGTTCCGTGATGTTGGCGCTGAAGGCGATCTCGCTCCCGTCCGGGGCGATGTCCCAGGTGCCGCCCGGATCCATGAGATCCATGTAGCGGTTGGAGCCGGGAAGGAGATCGGTGCACTTGCGCGTCGCCAGGTCGAGGCGGAAGAGATGGGGCACCATCCCGTCGGTGAGCGGGTGGTCCCAGTAGCGCCACAACCGGTTCTCGCTGCGCTGCGCTTTCGTCTTGTCCTGCTTCTGCTCTTCCAAGCGTTTCTTCACCGCCGGGAAGTCGTCGTTCAGATCCGGCCAAGTGGAGGCGAGGAAGGCGATGCTCTTGCCGTCGGGGAACCAGCGTGGATCCGACACCGCCACCGGGAGCTGCGTGACACGCTCCGGCTCGCCGCCATCGAAGGAAAGCAGGTAGAGCTGCGCCGGATCGTCCCCGCGCTTGGAGACGTATGCCAGCTGCCTGCCGTCGGGACTCCAGCGCGGGCTCGAGTCGGGACCCTCGTTCGTGGTGAGCCGGCGCGGCGGTGTCTTCCCGGCGGCGTCCACCACCCAGAGATCGCCCTGTCCTTTGTTGTCCGCGACCACATAGGTGGTGACGGTGAAAGCCAGCCAGCGGCCGTCGGGAGACGGAGCCGGCCCCCCGACGCGCTGCACGGCCCAGAGATCCTCTGCGGTCATCGGACGCTTCGGCGCCGCCGCCGCCGTCATCATGCTGGCGAGGACGAGCCCCGCCGCGATCCATGTCGCCATGCGCTGCCTCATCGCGCTCGCCTCCTCGAGAACCCTCTACCACGTACGTCGTAGCGGGTGTGCTTCGGTGTTGAAGACGGCGCCCTCGAGCGCCGGCACTGGTTCCGGGGTGAAGAGAAGGTAGAGATACTTGAGTGTCTCTGCCAGGAAGTAGCTCGGCATCAGATCACCCTTCTCCTTGGTGACCACGTCCTTCAAAGTCGTGTAGCCAGCTTCGGTGCGACAATGGATGGTGAGACCGGAGAAGAAGTCGCGGCCCATCTCGAGATAGGAGGGATCCTGCGTCGCGCGGTAGAGGGTGAACGCCGATTCCATGATCTCCGGGCGTAGGGGATAACCGGCGTGCACCACGCGCATGGCACGATAGTCGAGGACTTCAGGCTCGATGCCGTGCAGGCCCCACATCGCGGAGCACGAGGTCTGCAGGCGCCGGGCCCGGTCGAGGTCGCCCGCCAGCGCCAGCACGGCGGGGAAGAAAGCGTGCAATGCCCCGAACTCCGTCGCCGTGCGCTCACCTGTCTCCATGTCCGCTTGTCCGTACCAGAGCTGGCCCTTGACCTCGTCGGCCAGAACCTCGTCGAGGGCGCGGCGGCTCGCCTGCCACATCCTTTCGCAATCCGTGTCGCCGAAGAGGAGCGAGCACTTGAGGAGGTACTCGTAGTAGGAGTCGATGCCACCGCCCACGTGGCTCGCCCGGCTGGTCCAGGCGCCGGTTTCGACATCGATCTCCTCGCCCACGAGACCGAGCTTCGACCGGCGCTCGTACAGCTGGACGAGGGCGCGTTTGGCTTTGTCGTAGAAGACCGGCTTCTTCGTGAGCTTGCTCAAGGTGCCGAACTCGAGGAGGAGCGTGCCGATCTCAGCCGGATTGCTGCGCGGCCCCGACACCGCGCCCGTCCGCAGGTTGACGAACATGTAGGGCATGCCGGTGGGCGACTCGAAGACCGGTAGGAGCCGCGTCCCCAGATCCTCGGCGAGCGCGAGCAGGCGCTTGTCGCCGCTCAGCTGGTAACTCGAGAGCAGGCCGCCCAGGAGACGGATGGTGATCTCGAAGTTCTTGACCACGATGTCCTTGTCGAAGGAGAGCTTCTCCACGATCAGGTTCTTCGCCTTTTCCGCCTCCGCCGTGCACCCGAGCAGGAGCAACGCATCCAGGGCGTCCACCGGCGTCATGTACAGCGATGCGCCGTACCAGTCGCGGCCGTTCTTGCTCAGGGGACGGAGCTCGTCGTGTCCCCAGGCGTATTGCTCGTAGGCATGCCAGGAGAAGAGGAGCTCGGAACGCACCTGCGCCGCCAGCGCGGCGCGGTCGATCGTCGGCGGCTTCGGGGGAACGTTGACGGGTGGCTTCGGTTCAGCCGCTGCCCCCGCCGTGAATGCGGCGGCGATGCAGAGTACGAAGAGTGAGTCGGCGAGCTTCGACACGGAGCAACCTCGAGGCGACGTGGCGACGAACCGGGCGCCGTGCTGCCGGCGCTCCATCCTTCTCGCAGCTTCGTGTCCTCACTATAGCACGCGCCGGCGGTCCCGATGCCGCGCTCGCGCCGGCCATCGCCCTCCTCCTGTACGATACTGCCCGGTGAACGAACCGAATCGTCGAGGTGCAGCACTAGATGACGCCCGCCATCCGTCTCGCCATGCTCGGCTGCTTCGCTTGGCACGCTCTTGTGCCGCAGGTGTCGACGGCGGCAGCGACGGCCACGGCGCCGCCGGCCGATTGGGCTCGCTACGTCGATCCCTTCATCGGCACGGGCGAACACGGCCACACCTATCCCGGAGCAACGCTTCCCTTCGGTATGGTGCAGCTGAGTCCGGATACGCGTTTGAGTGGTTGGGATGGGTGCTCCGGTTATCACTTCAGCGACAGCGTCATCTACGGCTTCTCCCACACCCACCTGAGCGGCACCGGGATCCCCGACTACGGCGATATCCTGTTCATGCCACGGACGGGAAAGCCGCGCTGGAAGAACGGTGCAGGTGGCCCCCCCGGCACGGGCTACGGCTCCTCGTTCGACAAGTCGAGCGAACGCGCCGAACCGGGCTGGTACGCCGTCGAACTCACCGACACGAAGATCCAGGTGGAGCTCACGGTGACCGAACGCGCCGGTTTCCATCGCTACCGCTTCCCCGCCGGCGAACCCGCTCACGTGCTCGTCGACCTCGCCCACCGGGACTCGGTGCTCGACGCGGGACTGCGCATCGTGAGCCCGAGCGGCATCGAGGGCTGGCGGCGCTCGAGCGCTTGGGCGCGCGATCAGGTGGTCTACTTCGCCGCCCGGTTCTCGCGACCTTTCAGCCGCGCCACCCTCGCCACGGACGACCAACCCAGCCTCGAGATGAACGAGCTGCAGGGCAAGAGCGTCAAGGGCATTTTCGCCTTCGGTGCAGAAGGCGGCGAGCTCCTGGTGAAGGTCGGCATCTCCGCCGTGGACATCGACGGCGCTCGCCGCAACCTCGAAACCGAACTTCCTGGCTGGAACTTCGAGGCGGTGCGCTACGCCGCGCGCCTGCGCTGGGACGAGGCGCTCGGTCGCATCGAAACCACGGGCGGCACGGAGGAGCAACGGGTCGTCTTCTACACAGCGCTGTACCACAGCCTGCTGGCGCCCAATCTCTTCTCCGACGTGGACGGCCGCTACCGCGGCATGGATGGGGCCATCCACACCGCCGAGGATCGCCGCCAGTACACGGTGTTCTCGCTCTGGGACACCTTCCGCGCTGCGCACCCGCTCTACACGCTGATCGAGCCGGAGCGAGCCGGCGAGTTCGTTGCCACCTTCCTGGCGCAGGCCGAGCAAGGAGGCCGCCTTCCGGTGTGGGAGCTGGCGGGCAACGAAACGGACTGCATGATCGGGTACCACTCGGTGTCGGTGATCGCCGATGCCTGGAGCAAGGGCATCGGCGGCTTCGACGCCGAGCGTGCGCTCGACGCCATGGTCCACACCGCCAACCTCGACCACTTCGGTCTCGACGCATACAAGCGCCAGGGCTTCATCGGTGGCGAGGACGAACCCGAATCGGTGTCGAAAACCCTGGAGTACGCCTACGACGATTGGTGCATCGCCCAGATGGCCGCCGGCCTCGGCCGCGACGATGTGGCCCGGGAATTCGAGTGGCGTAGCCAGGGCTGGCGGCACCTCTTCGATCCGGAAACGCGCTTCTTACGCCCGCGCCGCAACCAGCGCTGGCTCTCCCCCTTCGACCCCCGGCGCGTGGACCTCAACTACACCGAAGCGAACGCCTGGCAGTACACCTTCTTCGTCCCTCACGACGTACCCGGCCTCATGGCCGCCATGGGAGGCGAAAACGCCTTCGTGGCCAAGCTCGATTCCCTCTTCCAGGCCGAGAGCCACACCACCGGACGCGAGCAGGCCGACATCACTGGACGCATCGGACAGTACGCCCACGGCAACGAGCCGAGCCATCATGTCGCCTGGCTCTATCATTACGCCGGACGGCCGGACAAAAGCGCCGAGCGCGTGCGGCAAATCCTGAGCAGCCTCTACGGCATCGGTCCCGCGGGGCTCTGTGGCAACGAAGATTGCGGTCAGCTCTCGAGCTGGTACGTGCTCGCCGCCATCGGCCTGTACCCCGTCTGTCCGGGCGCGAACGAATACCTCGTCGGCGCCCCGCTGTTCGACGTGGTCACCCTGCACCTGGACGACGATCGCACCTTCCGGATCCTTGCCCGCGGCGCGACGCAGCGGCCGTACATACGCAGCGCCCGCTTGGACGGCAAACGCCTCGAGCGCTCCTTCCTCCGCCACCAGGAGATCCGGCGGGGGAAGGAGCTCGTGCTCGAGCTCGAGCCCGCGCCCGGTTCGGATTGGGGCCGTCCTCCTGCGGCGCGGCCCGGTGCGCACGAAAAGCCCAAGGAGAAGGACATTCCTCTCCCCGCGCCGTTCGTGCGCGCCACGTCTGATGTCTTCGCCGACAGCCTCGTCGTCGCCCTCGGCTGCGCCGACCCGAGTGCCACGCTCCTCTGCGCGCGCGAGGATCCGTTTTCTACCCCAGTGGCGACACCCGCCTCCAGCGGGTGGACGCGCACCCGGAAGCCTTTCGTGCTGCGCCAGAGCACGCGACTCCGACTGCTGGCGGAAAGTGGCGCTCGGCACAGTCCCGTGGTCGAAGCCGTCTTCCATCGACTGCCGCATCGCTGGGAAGTGCGCCTGGAGACCTCGCCGAACCCGCAGTACACCGCCGGCGGCGCGTCGGCGCTCGTGGATGGTCTCCGCGGTGCCTCGAACTGGCGACTCGGCGGCTGGCAGGGCTACCAGGGCGTGGACTGCAGTGCGATCGTGGACCTGGGGACGACGCAGCGACTTCGGCGGGCTGGAGCCAGCTTCCTCCAGGACGTGGGGTCGTGGATCTGGATGCCGGCGGAGGTGGTGATCTCGGTGTCGAGCGATGGGCGGCGCTTCCGCCAGGTGGCCCGCTTGAAGCACGAGGTCCCGGACAAGGAGTACCGCATCGTCCAGGAAGACCTGACGGCGGAGCTCGACGGAGTGTCGGCGCGCTACATCAAGATCGTGGCCCGCAACTACGGTACGATCCCCGCCTGGCATCCCGGCCATGGCAGCGGCGCCTTCATCTTCATCGACGAGATCCTCATCGAATGAGGCACGGGGCAGTTCCGAAGAGAGGCCGGCTTCGAAGCTCGGGGCGTCTCCGGTCCCCGGGTCGGAGCTGACCCCGAGGCCCCTACCAGACCGTGCAAGTTGGGGGATTTGCCCCCTCACCGCGAGACCGCCGCCGATGGCGCCTGGCGCCCGCAGCGCACACCTGGGTATACTTTCGCCACGGATCCAGTCACGGTTCGCGCGGACACCTCCCCCGGGGGGGAACTTCTGCATCGTATCCATTGGGCCCAACAGCAACAGGAGACACAGCATGCGCATCGCAACTGCTGCCGTGATGAAGCGCGGGGTATGGGCTGCCGCCCTCGTTCTCGCCCTGGCCTTTGGCGCGAACGCCCAGCTCATCAACGAGGTCGATTCGGACCAAGCGGGCAACGACGCCGGTGAGTTCGTCGAGCTGTTCGGGACGCCCGGCACGTCGTTGACCGGTTTGGTGATCGTCTTCTTCGACGGTTCTAGCGACCTGTCGTACGCTGCCTTCGATCTCGACGGTTTCTCCCTCGACGCCAACGGCTTCTTCGTCCTGGGGAACTCGGGTGTCCCAGGTGTCGACATGACCTTCAGCAACAACACCCTGCAGAACGGCGCCGACGCCGTGGCCCTCTACGCGGCGAACGGAAGCAACTTCCCCAACGGCACGGCGATCACGCTCACCAACCTCCGGGATGCCCTGGTGTACGACACCAGCGATGCCGACGACGCGGGACTGCTCGCGTTGCTGAACGCCAGCCAGCCGCAAGTGGACGAGAACGGCAGCGGCACGGGCACCGCCGTTTCCATGTCGCGCTGCCCTGACGGTGCCGGCGGCGCCCGCAACACCACGGCGTACACGCTGCAGGCCCCGACACCGAACGCAGCCAATCCCTGCACGGTGCCCGTGGGTCAGGAGACCTGGGGGAGGGTCAAGACCTACTACCGGGATTGAGAGGCGGCGGCGTCTCGGTTGATCAGATCAGCGGAGCCACACCATGCCGGGGTCTTCGGGCTCCGGCATTTCTTTGCGAGGTCAGGGGTCGCAACGTGCGCGTCACTCCGGCTCCGCCCGCCGCTCGAGCAGGGCGAGGGCTTCGACGTGGGTGGTGCGCGGGAAGAGATCGACGAGGCGCAAGCACCGCAGCTCGAAACGCGCGGACAGCAGCTCCAGGTCGCGGACGAGCGACTTCGGATTGCAGGAGACGTAGAGCAGCGTCGGGAAGCGCAGGGCGCCGAACTGTTCGATGAGACCAGGGGTGAGGCCGCGCCGCGGCGGGTCGACGACGACCACATCTAGATCGCGAGCAGACGGTCCGATGCCTCCAGGTTGGGACCGGACGCCACGGCCAGACTCGTTGCGTGCCGGTCCCTTGCTCGCGGTCAACCCGAGCCGAGGGAGCACGGTCTCGACGGCGCCACCGACGAAGCGGAGGTTCTTCTCGAGTCCATTCCGTCGCGCCGCCTCGACTCCCTCGCGCACCGCCGCGTCGTTGCGCTCCACCGCCAGGACCTTCGCCCCCCGTCGCGCCAGCCGCAAGCCGATCGGCCCGAACCCGGAGTAGAGGTCAGCGATGCGTTTCCCCTTCACCTCCCCCAGGAACCTGCCGATTTCGCCGTAGAGCACCTCGGCCTGCGCGTTGTTCACCTGCACGAAGGTGGCGAGGGAGGTGCGGAAGGCGAGCCCATCGCCATGCTCTTCGAGCCACTCGCGCCCGGCGAGTCGGCGCACCCGGCCGCCGAGAATGACGTTCGTGCGTTCCGGATTGAGGCTCTCGACCACGCCCACGAGACCCCGGTTGGCGAAGCGCTCCCACAGACCCTGGGCGAGGCGGGCCACCGCAGGGTGACCTTCTTCCCGCACCACGAGACCAGCGAGAAGCTCCTCCGTTCCCATGCCGACCCGGGCCACGAGATGGCGGAGCACACCACGGTGCGCGATCTCGTCGTACACGGGGACGCGCAAGCGCTGGACGAGAGCCCGCGTCTCGAGAGCCAGTTCCAGCAGGAGGGGGTGCTGCACCGCGCAGGTCTGGAGGTCGACGATGCGATGGCTGCCGGGTTCGAAGAAACCGCAGACACAACGCCGCCCCCGCCGAGCGAAAGGCAGCTTGAGGGAGGTGCGCCAGAAAAGCGGCTGCCGCGCTCCGAGGATGGGAAGGACCTCGGCGCCACGAAGCGCCGGCGTTGCCGCCACCAGGGAGCGGAACGCGGCCTCCTTCCGCTCCAGCTCGGCGGTGTAGTGCAGGTCCAGCTCGCTGCAACCGCCACACGGCCCGAAGTGCGGGCAGAAGACGGGGCCCCGCGTTCGGGGCTCCACCGCCCCGAAGTGCACCATTCCCGGCTTCACCGGGTCGGCGCTCCGAGATCGCCGTGTTGCACCCTGCCCGCCGCGCTCGTTCCGCCTCGACTCCAAGAAGCCGCCTCCTTCCGTCTAGTAAAGATCGGTGCCCGCCCCAGGGAGTTCCACGCTCGCGGCGGATTCAGCGGGCGCCGCGCGGTGCGGCCCCGGTGTCGGCGCCGGTCGTGGCGGAATCGGCGCGCACGAAGCCGGTTGGAACCGTGAACAAGGCGTCCGGGAGATCCTTCTTCTCGACGCGGAAGACGGTGTTGCTCTCGATTTCGGTCACCGCACTGCGCCGATCGCCGGCGCGCTGCACCCGCGTCTCCACCCCGAGGACGATGCCCTCGGGGCGCCGCCGGAGCCTCCCGGAGCCGATGCTCTCGATGCTTTCCAGCGCCCGCCGGTAGGCTTCGTAGCCTGCCGCAGGCACTTCCAGGTTCCGGGCGATCCAGATCTGCTGCTCCACCAGCTCCTCCGCGCCGAGGATCGTCCGCTTGCCGTAGTAGTGGTAGCGGTCGCACGCATTGCCGGCGATCGACGTCTCGCCTTCCACCTTTTCGAAGGACTCCCCACTCTCTCCGCTCCCGGTTCCGCCGACGGCAGAGTCCACGCGAGCCTCCCACTCCTGGAGCGGCATTTCCTTGTAGGTCTTCTCGGCGGGATTCAGGAGCACGATGCGATCCCGCACCAGATCGAGAATGGTGTGACCGCTCGGATGGGAAACGCGGACGCGACGCGCCGTGACATAGGTCACGATCGTGTCCACCTCCGCCACCTGACTCTGCGTGTGCGTCTCGTAGAGGACGATGCCCGGCTGCGACGCCGGCGGCGGAGTCGCGGCAGCAGCGGGAGTTTCCGCCAGCACCGAGTGTTGCAAGACGACGACCGCCCCTGGCAGCGCCAGGACTCGGAGCACCAGGACACCGGTGCACCGCCGTGGCCTCGCGCTCGAGCGCCGGCGGCGGGGAACGCGATCGCAGCTCGCTGCAAACACCATGTGTCGAAGCTAGCCGACGGGAGCGCCGGCGGCAACGTCGTCGGCCGCGCGCGGCACCAGCAGCGCGCTCCCGCGCACGACGGCGTCGCCATAACGAGCGCGCACGCGGTCGGTGGCCCGCTGCAGCCGGCGCAGCCTCGCCTCCCCATCGGGCTGGAAGAGGTCGAGCTGCAGCGACTCCGGCGCGAGGGCAGTGGCCCTGAGCGTCAGCCGGCGGACGCGCACGCGGCGCACGTAGGCGGAAGCGAGGGCTGGCCGCGCCGCGGCGAAGAGCCGGGCATCGAGATGGGTCGCCGCGAGGGTTGCCTGGCGGCGGACGCTGACGCGATCGGAATGTTCGAGTTCCACCGAGAGCCGTCGCGTCGTCCAGCAGCGCAGGCGGAGATCGGCACCGAGGCGCGCACACAACCCGTCCAGCTTCGCCTGCAGATCATCCCAGCGCAGCAAGTCCGGCTCGAACGTCTCCCCTTGCTCGAGCGCCGGCTGTCGGCGCACCGGCAGCACGGGGGAACGGTCGATGCCTCGGGCTGCTTCGGCGAGACGCCGGCCCGCGGCGCCGAACACCGCCTCCAGCACCACCGCCGGGAAGCGCGCCAGGTCCCCTACCGTCGGCACGCCCATGTCGCGGAGCCGGTGGCCACAAGCTTCCCCCACGCCGGGCAGGCGCTCGATGGGCTGGGGGGCGAGGAAGCTCTCCTCGTAACCCGGAAGAACGTCGAGAAGGCTGTGCCGCTTCGCCGCCGAGGAGGCGAAGCGGCTGACGAGCTTGTTGCCCGCGACGCCGATGGACACATCCAGGCCGATCCGAGCGCGGACATCGCGTTGCAACCGGCGGCCGGCGTCGAGCGGCTCCCCCAGCAAACTCTCGCAGCCCGTGTAGTCCACGAACGCTTCGTCCATGGCGGTGGCCTCGACGCGCGGCGAGTAGCTCTCCAGCACCGCCAGCAGCTCTCGCGAGGCCCGGCGTGCGTACGCCCAGTCCACCTGCACGAGCACCGCGCCGGGAGCGCGCCGCGCCGCCTGCTGCATCGTGAGCCCGGGATGCACGCCCGCGGCGCGTGCCTCGTAGGAAGCGGAGACGACGCTGCCGCGGTTCAGGATGTTGCCGACGATGA is part of the Candidatus Krumholzibacteriia bacterium genome and encodes:
- a CDS encoding prolyl oligopeptidase family serine peptidase; translation: MRQRMATWIAAGLVLASMMTAAAAPKRPMTAEDLWAVQRVGGPAPSPDGRWLAFTVTTYVVADNKGQGDLWVVDAAGKTPPRRLTTNEGPDSSPRWSPDGRQLAYVSKRGDDPAQLYLLSFDGGEPERVTQLPVAVSDPRWFPDGKSIAFLASTWPDLNDDFPAVKKRLEEQKQDKTKAQRSENRLWRYWDHPLTDGMVPHLFRLDLATRKCTDLLPGSNRYMDLMDPGGTWDIAPDGSEIAFSANITEPPYRSLDSDVLVIPATGGTPRRLTADNPADDARPRYTSDGRYIVFGRNRRPEIDPDFQRLARYDRKSGKIVELAPNWDGQASGWVCSADSKTLFFHAVERGRSHLYSLGIDGGMPKLLVRGGNTGNVALGAKGELFYTKDSITEPADLWTARRDGGAARQLTHFNSDWLAQLDLGSVRDVTFVGAGGDSVQMFVVLPPGTAAGQKVPLLQVLHGGPHGAWIDQFHYRWNGALLASRGFAVALVNFHGSTGAGQAFCESILGAHGDKPFTDVMKATDWLIEAGIVDSTR
- a CDS encoding glycoside hydrolase family 47 protein; amino-acid sequence: MSKLADSLFVLCIAAAFTAGAAAEPKPPVNVPPKPPTIDRAALAAQVRSELLFSWHAYEQYAWGHDELRPLSKNGRDWYGASLYMTPVDALDALLLLGCTAEAEKAKNLIVEKLSFDKDIVVKNFEITIRLLGGLLSSYQLSGDKRLLALAEDLGTRLLPVFESPTGMPYMFVNLRTGAVSGPRSNPAEIGTLLLEFGTLSKLTKKPVFYDKAKRALVQLYERRSKLGLVGEEIDVETGAWTSRASHVGGGIDSYYEYLLKCSLLFGDTDCERMWQASRRALDEVLADEVKGQLWYGQADMETGERTATEFGALHAFFPAVLALAGDLDRARRLQTSCSAMWGLHGIEPEVLDYRAMRVVHAGYPLRPEIMESAFTLYRATQDPSYLEMGRDFFSGLTIHCRTEAGYTTLKDVVTKEKGDLMPSYFLAETLKYLYLLFTPEPVPALEGAVFNTEAHPLRRTW
- a CDS encoding GH92 family glycosyl hydrolase; amino-acid sequence: MTPAIRLAMLGCFAWHALVPQVSTAAATATAPPADWARYVDPFIGTGEHGHTYPGATLPFGMVQLSPDTRLSGWDGCSGYHFSDSVIYGFSHTHLSGTGIPDYGDILFMPRTGKPRWKNGAGGPPGTGYGSSFDKSSERAEPGWYAVELTDTKIQVELTVTERAGFHRYRFPAGEPAHVLVDLAHRDSVLDAGLRIVSPSGIEGWRRSSAWARDQVVYFAARFSRPFSRATLATDDQPSLEMNELQGKSVKGIFAFGAEGGELLVKVGISAVDIDGARRNLETELPGWNFEAVRYAARLRWDEALGRIETTGGTEEQRVVFYTALYHSLLAPNLFSDVDGRYRGMDGAIHTAEDRRQYTVFSLWDTFRAAHPLYTLIEPERAGEFVATFLAQAEQGGRLPVWELAGNETDCMIGYHSVSVIADAWSKGIGGFDAERALDAMVHTANLDHFGLDAYKRQGFIGGEDEPESVSKTLEYAYDDWCIAQMAAGLGRDDVAREFEWRSQGWRHLFDPETRFLRPRRNQRWLSPFDPRRVDLNYTEANAWQYTFFVPHDVPGLMAAMGGENAFVAKLDSLFQAESHTTGREQADITGRIGQYAHGNEPSHHVAWLYHYAGRPDKSAERVRQILSSLYGIGPAGLCGNEDCGQLSSWYVLAAIGLYPVCPGANEYLVGAPLFDVVTLHLDDDRTFRILARGATQRPYIRSARLDGKRLERSFLRHQEIRRGKELVLELEPAPGSDWGRPPAARPGAHEKPKEKDIPLPAPFVRATSDVFADSLVVALGCADPSATLLCAREDPFSTPVATPASSGWTRTRKPFVLRQSTRLRLLAESGARHSPVVEAVFHRLPHRWEVRLETSPNPQYTAGGASALVDGLRGASNWRLGGWQGYQGVDCSAIVDLGTTQRLRRAGASFLQDVGSWIWMPAEVVISVSSDGRRFRQVARLKHEVPDKEYRIVQEDLTAELDGVSARYIKIVARNYGTIPAWHPGHGSGAFIFIDEILIE
- a CDS encoding DUF4412 domain-containing protein, producing MLRVLALPGAVVVLQHSVLAETPAAAATPPPASQPGIVLYETHTQSQVAEVDTIVTYVTARRVRVSHPSGHTILDLVRDRIVLLNPAEKTYKEMPLQEWEARVDSAVGGTGSGESGESFEKVEGETSIAGNACDRYHYYGKRTILGAEELVEQQIWIARNLEVPAAGYEAYRRALESIESIGSGRLRRRPEGIVLGVETRVQRAGDRRSAVTEIESNTVFRVEKKDLPDALFTVPTGFVRADSATTGADTGAAPRGAR
- a CDS encoding DNA polymerase IV — encoded protein: MAALLAGADKPRHVLHVNTDDFFASLARQRDTSLRHRPVIVGNILNRGSVVSASYEARAAGVHPGLTMQQAARRAPGAVLVQVDWAYARRASRELLAVLESYSPRVEATAMDEAFVDYTGCESLLGEPLDAGRRLQRDVRARIGLDVSIGVAGNKLVSRFASSAAKRHSLLDVLPGYEESFLAPQPIERLPGVGEACGHRLRDMGVPTVGDLARFPAVVLEAVFGAAGRRLAEAARGIDRSPVLPVRRQPALEQGETFEPDLLRWDDLQAKLDGLCARLGADLRLRCWTTRRLSVELEHSDRVSVRRQATLAATHLDARLFAAARPALASAYVRRVRVRRLTLRATALAPESLQLDLFQPDGEARLRRLQRATDRVRARYGDAVVRGSALLVPRAADDVAAGAPVG